GGCGAGCGGCAGTGGAAGCTCACCTTCATCGACTTCGGGATGATGGGCGACGTCCCCGATAGGCTGCGAAAAGGTCTGCAGCGACTCATCATCGCGGTCGCCGCGCGCAACGGGCGCCAGATGGTCGACAGCATCCGCGATGTCGGCGTGCTGCTGCCCTCGGCCGACACGAGCGAGCTCGAGCGGGCGATGACGGCGCTCTTCGCCCGCTTCGGCGGCATGGGATTCGCCGAGCTGCAGGACGTCGATCCCCGCGAGTTCCGCGATTTCGCCGTCGAGTTCGGCGATGTCGTGCGGTCGCTGCCGTTCCAGCTGCCGGAGAACTTCCTCCTCATCGTGCGGGCGATCTCCCTCACCTCGGGCATGTGCAGCTCGCTCGACCCCGCCTTCAACATCTGGGATGCCGTCGAGCCCTACGCCGCCCAGCTGCTGCGCGACGAACGCGGCAACTTCGCGCAGGCGATCGGCAAGGAGGTGGTCGACGTCGCGGGCATCGCGGCTCGGCTGCCGCGACGCCTCGACGACGCCGTGACGCGCATCGAGGAAGGGCGCGTTGTCGTCGAGACGCCGCGGGTCGAGCAGCGGATGAGGTCGCTGGAGCGGACGGGACGCCGGATCATCTCGGCCGTGATCTTCGCGGCGCTGTTCCTGGGCGGGCTCATCGTGCGGCCGGAAGACGCCGTCTGGTCGACGATCCTCCTCGTGGCGTCGTTGCCGGCGGCGCTGCATGCGGTGCTGGCCGGCTGGGCGAGCGGGCGGGGCCCGCGCTAGACCGTCGGAGCGGTCATCGCGCCGATCGCCAACGAATCATCCCGAACCGACCCACCCCTCTTCACAAGTCGCTAGTTTGGCTAGCAAGTCTTCGAGCCACGCGGAAGTGCAGAGGAGGACAGGATGACCGAGGCGTCCCCGAACTCGCGGTCGGCGATCGTGACCGGTGGTGGGAGAGGCGTCGGACTCGCGGCCGTCAAAGTGCTCAGCGAGCGTGGCTGGTCGGTGATCGCGCTCGCCCGGGACGTCCGCGCCGCCCGTGCGGCGCTCGCCGGACATCCCTCGGTCGACGTGCGGTACGCGGATCTCCGCGACCCCGCCTCGCTCGTCGCCGTCGCGGACACGCTGCCGGAGGACGGGATCGACCTGGTCGTCGCGAACGCCGCCCAATTCGCGCCGTGGGACGAGACCACCCTGACGGCGGATCTCGACGGGGTGCGCGACATCCTCGAGGTCAATGTGATCGGCACCTGGCGCACCGTCCAAGCGTTCTCGCACGCCCTCATCCGGTCCCAGGGCTCGCTCATCATCGTCGGCAGCGGAGGCGGCTCGCACGGCGACCCGGACTTCGGCATCGCGACGAACCCGGGCGCTGTGAGCTACGCCGCTTCCAAGGCCGCCGTCCACGCCCTCGGCCGCAAGGCGGCCCTGGAACTGGGGGAGAAGGATGTCGCGGTCTACGTCGTCGATCCCGGACTGACCGCGACGGCACCCGGCATGGCGGAGATGGGGGCGAGAGACCCGCGCTCCGGTGCTCTCAGCATCCTCCGCCCCGTCCTCGGCGAGGGGTTCGTCCCCGCCGGCTCGTTCTCGCGCGACGGCCGCCCCCTCGATTGGTGAGCGGAGCGTTCAGGCGCCTCGCCCGGCCAGCTGCCGCTCGCGCATCGCGAGGAACAGCGGGAACGTGAAGGCGAAGGCGGTGACGAGCGAGAGCACGATGTAAAGCCACGCTCGCTTCATCGCAAGCCGCCGAGCCTCCACGACGATGAAGACGACACCGGCGACCGCCACGACGAGCAGGTCGACGCCGATCGACGACACGGCGGGACCGCTGCCGAAGATGTCGCCGAAGTAGTCGCGTGCCTCGAGCACGGTCCACGCGTTGAGGACGAAGGTACCGACGAGCCCGACGAGTGCGAGCACGAGGTAGGCGATCGCGAGCGGGGTCCAGCGCGGCTTCATCTCTGCCTCCTCGTGGGTGCGCCTCCGAGGCGTCAGGACGTAGTGACGACGGATGCCTCGGCAAGCTCGGACTCCAGCATCCGTCCTTCTTCCTTCCCGCCGCCGTAGTGTGGCGGCATGTCGGGACTCGCCGTCGTCGCGGCGGCCGGTCTCGCGCAGCTGGGGCCGGGCGGTGTTCATCGCGGGGATGGGCAGAGCGGGTAGGAACGGGGGAGGGGGTCGTTCGTGGTCGTAGGCGTCATTGCGCGCAGCGTCGACCTGCTCGTACAGCTCGCGCTCATCGTGCTCGGTGCGACGCTCGTCTTCACCGAGGACGACGGCACGACGATCGAGGTGCTTGCGCTGTGGTGCCTCATCGGCACGCTGTACTGGATCGCCGCCGTCATCGCCGTGGGCGTCAGCGTGCGTCGCGGGCCGGAGCGCACCACGCCGTGGCTGCAGCAGGTCGACAGGCATCCCGTGGTCGGCCTCGTCTCGACCATCGCGACCTTCGCCGCGAGCCTCGTGGGGATCGTCGCGGCGACCGAGATCCTCCTCCTGCGCAATGACCCGGACTGGGCGGTCTGGGTGGAGCCGGTCGCGGTGTGGGCGATGCTGCTGTCGTGGGCACTGTTCCACTGGGGCTATGCGCGGATCTACGACCGCCGGTATCGTCGGGCGCCGTCGCCGCCTCCGCTCGTGTTCCCCGGCGCGGTCGCGCCGCGGCTGGTCGACTTCGTCTACTTCTCGTTCACGAATGCGACCACGTTCTCCGTCTCGGACGTGGTCGTCCAGACCAGTCGGATGCGCTGGACCGTCGTCTGGCACACGACCTTCAGCTTCTTCCTCAACGCGCTCATCATCGTCCTGGCATTCAGCACGATCCTCGACGCCTGACCCAGACGCCGTGCAGCGGGGAGTCGTGCCTGCGTGCCCTACCTGCCCGCCCGCGCGCCCGCAACCCCTCACGCCGACCGACGCCGGCGGCATAGCGTGAGCAGACCCAGTGGCTTAGGACGGTTCGCGATGCCCGAGAACAGCACACACCACGAGATCCTGGTGATCGGCGGAGGAAACGGCGGAATCTCCGTGGCCGCGCGACTGCAGCGGCTCGGCGTCGAAGACATCGCCCTCGTCGAACCGCGGGAGCATCACCTCTACCAGCCGCTCTTCTCGCACGTCGCGGGCGGCACGGCGCGCGCCAGCGTCACCGTGCGACCGCAGCGCGATGTGATGCCGAAGGGCGTCGAGTGGATCCAGGGCCGGGTGGACTCGATCGACCCCGCCGAGAACGCCGTCCTCCTCGACGACGGCCGCAGGCTCACCTACGACCACGTCATCCTCTGCCCCGGCATCCAGCACGACTGGAACAGGGTCCCGGGTCTCGAGCACGCCATCACCACCCCGAAGGTCGCTTCGCACTACGAGCACGACCTGGCGGCGAAGGCCTCGCTGCTCCTCCGCGACCTCAAGAGCGGCACCGTCGTGTTCACCGAGCCCCCCGGGCCGGCCTCCTGCGCGGGCGCGTCCCAGAAGCCGATGTATCAGGCCTGCGACTACTGGCAGGCGACGGGCGTGCTGAACGACATCCGCGTGATCATGGTCGTCCCGACGCACTCCGTCTTCGGCATCCCGGCCTTCGACCGGGAGCTCGAACGCAACATCGCGATCTACGGCATCGAGCTGCGCACCGACAGCGAACTGCTCGAGGTGGATGCCGAGGCCTCGGAGGTCGTGATCGGCGGCCCCGAGGGGGCTGAGCGCATCCGCTTCGACGTCCTGAACGCCGTGCCCCCGCAGTCGGCGCCGGACTGGCTCGCCGAGTCGCCGCTGGCCGCTCCGGGCGACGACGGCGGCTTCGTCGAGGTCGACACCCGCACCCTCCGACACCCCCGCTACGGCAACGTCTGGACGCTGGGGGATGCCGCGGCAACGACGAATTCGAAGTGCGGCGGCGCGCTGCGCAAGCAGACGTACGTGCTCGCGAAGAACCTCGCGGCGGTGCGCAAAGGGGAGG
This genomic interval from Microbacterium sp. 4R-513 contains the following:
- a CDS encoding SDR family NAD(P)-dependent oxidoreductase, yielding MTEASPNSRSAIVTGGGRGVGLAAVKVLSERGWSVIALARDVRAARAALAGHPSVDVRYADLRDPASLVAVADTLPEDGIDLVVANAAQFAPWDETTLTADLDGVRDILEVNVIGTWRTVQAFSHALIRSQGSLIIVGSGGGSHGDPDFGIATNPGAVSYAASKAAVHALGRKAALELGEKDVAVYVVDPGLTATAPGMAEMGARDPRSGALSILRPVLGEGFVPAGSFSRDGRPLDW
- a CDS encoding DUF2834 domain-containing protein; this translates as MKPRWTPLAIAYLVLALVGLVGTFVLNAWTVLEARDYFGDIFGSGPAVSSIGVDLLVVAVAGVVFIVVEARRLAMKRAWLYIVLSLVTAFAFTFPLFLAMRERQLAGRGA
- a CDS encoding DUF1345 domain-containing protein, whose amino-acid sequence is MVVGVIARSVDLLVQLALIVLGATLVFTEDDGTTIEVLALWCLIGTLYWIAAVIAVGVSVRRGPERTTPWLQQVDRHPVVGLVSTIATFAASLVGIVAATEILLLRNDPDWAVWVEPVAVWAMLLSWALFHWGYARIYDRRYRRAPSPPPLVFPGAVAPRLVDFVYFSFTNATTFSVSDVVVQTSRMRWTVVWHTTFSFFLNALIIVLAFSTILDA
- a CDS encoding FAD-dependent oxidoreductase, yielding MPENSTHHEILVIGGGNGGISVAARLQRLGVEDIALVEPREHHLYQPLFSHVAGGTARASVTVRPQRDVMPKGVEWIQGRVDSIDPAENAVLLDDGRRLTYDHVILCPGIQHDWNRVPGLEHAITTPKVASHYEHDLAAKASLLLRDLKSGTVVFTEPPGPASCAGASQKPMYQACDYWQATGVLNDIRVIMVVPTHSVFGIPAFDRELERNIAIYGIELRTDSELLEVDAEASEVVIGGPEGAERIRFDVLNAVPPQSAPDWLAESPLAAPGDDGGFVEVDTRTLRHPRYGNVWTLGDAAATTNSKCGGALRKQTYVLAKNLAAVRKGEEPRWAYDGYGVCPFTVSRSTVVWAEFGPEGQLMPTIPFWKSMYRENRLAWIADRHVLPWVYWNLILKGLV